From the Salmo trutta chromosome 30, fSalTru1.1, whole genome shotgun sequence genome, one window contains:
- the LOC115167839 gene encoding activin receptor type-1B isoform X2, which yields MALKRIVLTLLALSGLAIGDALRCNCTNCVKSGYECETDGACMASTSFIQGHEQHVRICIARDSLVPPGQPFYCLSAEGLLNTHCCYTDYCNRVDLKVPSLPVKPGELGWVGSGGPWGPVELVAVIAGPVFLLCMLLLVGLFLFQHHQRTYSHRQRLEVEDPSCEHLYLAKDKTLQDLIYDMSTSGSGSGLPLFVQRTVARTIVLQDIIGKGRFGEVWRGKWRGGDVAVKIFSSREERSWFREAEIYQTIMLRHENILGFIAADNKDNGTWTQLWLVSDYHEYGSLFDYLNYYSVTIEGMIKLALSAASGLAHLHMEILGTQGKPGIAHRDLKSKNILVKKNGMCAIADLGLAVRHESITDTIDIAPNQRVGTKRYMAPEVLEETINMKHFDSFKCADIYALGLVYWEIARRCNTGSIHEDYQLPYFDLVPSDPSIDEMRKVVCDQRLRPNVPNWWQSYESLRVMGKIMRECWYSNGAARLTALRIKKTLSQLSVEEDIKM from the exons ATGGCTTTAAAACGAATTGTACTCACGTTACTGGCCCTGTCTGGGTTAGCCATCGGTGATG CCCTGCGGTGTAACTGCACCAACTGTGTGAAGTCTGGTTATGAGTGTGAGACTGACGGGGCGTGCATGGCCTCCACCTCCTTCATCCAGGGGCATGAGCAGCATGTAAGGATCTGTATCGCCAGAGACAGCCTTGTGCCCCCTGGCCAACCTTTCTACTGTCTCAGTGCCGAGGGACTGCtcaacacacactgctgctacactgACTATTGCAACCGTGTCGACCTCAAGGTCCCCTCGC TCCCGGTGAAACCAGGGGAGCTGGGCTGGGTGGGCTCCGGAGGCCCCTGGGGGCCGGTGGAGCTGGTGGCTGTGATTGCAGGGCCAGTCTTCCTGCTGTGCATGCTGCTGCTGGTGGGATTATTCCTCTTCCAGCATCACCAGAGGACCTACAG CCACAGACAGCGGCTGGAGGTGGAGGACCCCTCCTGTGAACACCTCTACCTGGccaaggacaagaccctgcaggATCTCATCTATGACATGTCCACCTCCGGGTCTGGTTCTG GCCTGCCCCTGTTCGTGCAGCGTACGGTGGCCCGGACCATCGTTCTGCAGGACATCATAGGGAAGGGCCGCTTCGGGGAGGTGTGGCGGGGGAAGTGGCGCGGGGGAGACGTGGCGGTGAAGATCTTCTCGTCCAGAGAGGAGCGCTCGTGGTTCAGAGAGGCTGAGATCTACCAGACCATCATGCTGCGACACGAGAACATCCTGGGATTCATCGCCGCCGACAATAAAG atAACGGCACATGGACCCAgttgtggctggtctcagactacCACGAGTACGGTTCTCTGTTTGACTACCTGAACTACTATTCTGTGACTATAGAGGGCATGATCAAGCTGGCCCTGTCTGCCGCCAGCGGCCTGGCTCACCTGCATATGGAGATACTGGGCACGCAGG GTAAGCCTGGCATCGCCCACCGTGATCTGAAGTCTAAGAATATTCTGGTGAAGAAGAATGGCATGTGTGCCATCGCTGACCTGGGGTTGGCAGTACGCCATGAGTCCATCACTGATACTATAGACATCGCCCCTAACCAGCGTGTTGGCACCAAGAG GTATATGGCTCCAGAGGTCCTGGAAGAGACCATCAACATGAAACACTTTGACTCGTTTAAGTGCGCTGATATCTATGCCCTGGGGCTGGTGTACTGGGAGATAGCGCGCCGCTGCAACACTGGAA gtatcCACGAGGATTACCAGCTGCCCTACTTTGACCTGGTGCCCTCTGACCCCTCCATAGATGAGATGAGGAAGGTGGTGTGTGACCAGAGGCTGAGGCCTAACGTGCCCAACTGGTGGCAGAGCTACGAG TCTCTGCGTGTGATGGGTAAGATCATGAGGGAGTGCTGGTACTCTAACGGAGCGGCCCGCCTCACGGCTCTACGCATCAAGAAGACCCTCTCTCAGCTCAGTGTCGAGGAGGACATCAAGATGTAA
- the LOC115167839 gene encoding activin receptor type-1B isoform X1 encodes MALKRIVLTLLALSGLAIGDALRCNCTNCVKSGYECETDGACMASTSFIQGHEQHVRICIARDSLVPPGQPFYCLSAEGLLNTHCCYTDYCNRVDLKVPSLPVKPGELGWVGSGGPWGPVELVAVIAGPVFLLCMLLLVGLFLFQHHQRTYSHRQRLEVEDPSCEHLYLAKDKTLQDLIYDMSTSGSGSGLPLFVQRTVARTIVLQDIIGKGRFGEVWRGKWRGGDVAVKIFSSREERSWFREAEIYQTIMLRHENILGFIAADNKDNGTWTQLWLVSDYHEYGSLFDYLNYYSVTIEGMIKLALSAASGLAHLHMEILGTQVFQLSVSSPLGKPGIAHRDLKSKNILVKKNGMCAIADLGLAVRHESITDTIDIAPNQRVGTKRYMAPEVLEETINMKHFDSFKCADIYALGLVYWEIARRCNTGSIHEDYQLPYFDLVPSDPSIDEMRKVVCDQRLRPNVPNWWQSYESLRVMGKIMRECWYSNGAARLTALRIKKTLSQLSVEEDIKM; translated from the exons ATGGCTTTAAAACGAATTGTACTCACGTTACTGGCCCTGTCTGGGTTAGCCATCGGTGATG CCCTGCGGTGTAACTGCACCAACTGTGTGAAGTCTGGTTATGAGTGTGAGACTGACGGGGCGTGCATGGCCTCCACCTCCTTCATCCAGGGGCATGAGCAGCATGTAAGGATCTGTATCGCCAGAGACAGCCTTGTGCCCCCTGGCCAACCTTTCTACTGTCTCAGTGCCGAGGGACTGCtcaacacacactgctgctacactgACTATTGCAACCGTGTCGACCTCAAGGTCCCCTCGC TCCCGGTGAAACCAGGGGAGCTGGGCTGGGTGGGCTCCGGAGGCCCCTGGGGGCCGGTGGAGCTGGTGGCTGTGATTGCAGGGCCAGTCTTCCTGCTGTGCATGCTGCTGCTGGTGGGATTATTCCTCTTCCAGCATCACCAGAGGACCTACAG CCACAGACAGCGGCTGGAGGTGGAGGACCCCTCCTGTGAACACCTCTACCTGGccaaggacaagaccctgcaggATCTCATCTATGACATGTCCACCTCCGGGTCTGGTTCTG GCCTGCCCCTGTTCGTGCAGCGTACGGTGGCCCGGACCATCGTTCTGCAGGACATCATAGGGAAGGGCCGCTTCGGGGAGGTGTGGCGGGGGAAGTGGCGCGGGGGAGACGTGGCGGTGAAGATCTTCTCGTCCAGAGAGGAGCGCTCGTGGTTCAGAGAGGCTGAGATCTACCAGACCATCATGCTGCGACACGAGAACATCCTGGGATTCATCGCCGCCGACAATAAAG atAACGGCACATGGACCCAgttgtggctggtctcagactacCACGAGTACGGTTCTCTGTTTGACTACCTGAACTACTATTCTGTGACTATAGAGGGCATGATCAAGCTGGCCCTGTCTGCCGCCAGCGGCCTGGCTCACCTGCATATGGAGATACTGGGCACGCAGG TCTTCCAACTCAGTGTTTCCTCCCCTCTAGGTAAGCCTGGCATCGCCCACCGTGATCTGAAGTCTAAGAATATTCTGGTGAAGAAGAATGGCATGTGTGCCATCGCTGACCTGGGGTTGGCAGTACGCCATGAGTCCATCACTGATACTATAGACATCGCCCCTAACCAGCGTGTTGGCACCAAGAG GTATATGGCTCCAGAGGTCCTGGAAGAGACCATCAACATGAAACACTTTGACTCGTTTAAGTGCGCTGATATCTATGCCCTGGGGCTGGTGTACTGGGAGATAGCGCGCCGCTGCAACACTGGAA gtatcCACGAGGATTACCAGCTGCCCTACTTTGACCTGGTGCCCTCTGACCCCTCCATAGATGAGATGAGGAAGGTGGTGTGTGACCAGAGGCTGAGGCCTAACGTGCCCAACTGGTGGCAGAGCTACGAG TCTCTGCGTGTGATGGGTAAGATCATGAGGGAGTGCTGGTACTCTAACGGAGCGGCCCGCCTCACGGCTCTACGCATCAAGAAGACCCTCTCTCAGCTCAGTGTCGAGGAGGACATCAAGATGTAA